In a genomic window of Piliocolobus tephrosceles isolate RC106 chromosome 1, ASM277652v3, whole genome shotgun sequence:
- the INSRR gene encoding insulin receptor-related protein: MAVPSLWPWGACLPVIFLSLGFGLDTVKVCPSLDIRSEVAELRQLENCSVVEGHLQILLMFTATGEDFRGLSFPRLTQVTDYLLLFRVYGLESLRDLFPNLAVIRGTRLFLGYALVIFEMPHLRDVGLPALGAVLRGAVRVEKNQELCHLSTIDWGLLQPAPGANHIVGNKLGEECADVCPGVLGAAGKPCAKTTFSGHTDYRCWTSSHCQRVCPCPHGLACTARGECCHTECLGGCSQPEDPRACVACRHLYFQGACLWACPPGTYQYESWRCVTAERCASLSSVPGRASTFGIHQGSCLAQCPSGFTRNSSSIFCHKCEGLCPKECKVGTKTIDSIQAAQDLVGCTHVEGSLILNLRQGYNLEPQLQHSLGLVETITGFLKIKHSFALVSLGFFKNLKLIRGDAMVDGNYTLYVLDNQNLQQLGSWVAAGLTIPVGKIYFAFNPRLCLEHIYRLEEVTGTRGRQNKAEINPRTNGDRAACQTRTLRFVSNVTEADRILLRWERYEPLEARDLLSFIVYYKESPFQNATEHVGPDACGTQSWNLLDVELPLSRTQEPGVTLASLKPWTQYAVFVRAITLTTDEDSPHQGAQSPIVYLRTLPAAPTVPQDVISTSNSSSHLLVRWKPPTQRNGNLTYYLVLWQRLAEDGDLYLNDYCHRGLRLPTSNNDPRFDREDGDPEAEMESGCCPCQHPPPGQVLPPLEAQEASFQKKFENFLHNAITIPKSPWKVTSINKSPQRDSGRHRRATGPLRLGGNSSDFEIQEDKVPRERAVLSGLRHFTEYRIDIHACNHAAHTVGCSAATFVFARTMPHREADGIPGKVAWEASSKNSVLLRWLEPPDPNGLILKYEIKYRRLGEEATVLCVSRLRYAKFGGVHLALLPPGNYSARVRATSLAGNGSWTDSVAFYILGPEEEDAGGLHVLLTATPVGLTLLIVLAALGFFYGKKRNRTLYASVNPEYFSASDMYVPDEWEVPREQISIIRELGQGSFGMVYEGLARGLEAGEELTPVALKTVNELASPRERIEFLKEASVMKAFKCHHVVRLLGVVSQGQPTLVIMELMTHGDLKSHLRSLRPEAENNPGLPQPALGQMIQMAGEIADGMAYLAANKFVHRDLAARNCMVSQDFTVKIGDFGMTRDVYETDYYRKGGKGLLPVRWMAPESLKDGIFTTHSDVWSFGVVLWEIVTLAEQPYQGLSNEQVLKFVMDGGVLEELEGCPLQLQELMSRCWQPNPRLRPSFTHILDSIQEELQPSFRLLSFYYSSECQGARGSLPPTDAEPDSSPTPRGASSDCSPQNGGPGQ, encoded by the exons ATGGCAGTGCCTAGTCTGTGGCCCTGGGGAGCATGCCTGCCTGTGATCTTCCTCTCGTTGGGATTTGGCCTGGATACAGTAAAGG TGTGTCCCAGCCTGGACATTCGCTCAGAGGTGGCAGAGCTTCGTCAGCTGGAGAACTGCAGCGTGGTGGAGGGCCACCTGCAGATCCTGCTCATGTTCACAGCCACCGGGGAGGACTTCCGTGGCCTCAGCTTCCCTCGCCTCACCCAGGTCACCGACTACCTGCTGCTCTTCCGTGTCTATGGACTGGAGAGCCTGCGCGACctcttccccaacctagcagtcATCCGTGGGACGCGCCTCTTCCTGGGCTACGCACTGGTCATCTTTGAGATGCCGCATCTGCGCGACGTGGGACTGCCTGCGCTTGGGGCTGTGCTGCGTGGGGCTGTCCGTGTGGAGAAGAACCAGGAACTCTGCCACCTCTCCACCATTGACTGGGGACTGCTGCAGCCAGCACCTGGCGCGAACCACATTGTGGGCAACAAGCTGGGTGAGGAGTGTGCTGACGTGTGCCCTGGTGTGCTGGGTGCTGCTGGCAAGCCCTGTGCCAAGACCACCTTCAGCGGACACACTGACTACAGATGCTGGACCTCCAGCCACTGCCAGAGAG TGTGCCCCTGCCCCCATGGGCTGGCTTGCACAGCGAGGGGCGAGTGCTGCCACACTGAATGCCTGGGGGGCTGCAGCCAGCCGGAAGACCCTCGTGCCTGTGTAGCTTGCCGCCACCTCTACTTCCAGGGTGCCTGCCTGTGGGCCTGCCCGCCAGGCACCTACCAGTATGAGTCCTGGCGCTGTGTCACAGCTGAGCGCTGTGCCAGCCTGAGCTCTGTGCCCGGCCGTGCCTCCACCTTCGGCATACACCAGGGCAGTTGCCTGGCCCAGTGCCCTTCTGGCTTCACCCGTAATAGCAGCAG CATATTCTGCCACAAGTGCGAGGGGCTGTGCCCTAAAGAGTGCAAGGTAGGCACCAAGACCATCGACTCCATCCAGGCGGCACAGGATCTGGTGGGCTGCACGCATGTGGAGGGAAGCCTCATCCTCAACCTTCGCCAGGGCT ACAACCTGGAGCCGCAGCTGCAGCACAGCCTGGGACTGGTAGAAACCATTACTGGCTTCCTCAAAATCAAGCACTCCTTTGCCCTCGTGTCCCTGGGCTTTTTCAAGAACCTCAAACTAATCCGGGGAGACGCCATGGTGGATGG GAACTACACTCTCTACGTGCTGGACAACCAGAACCTACAGCAGCTAGGGTCCTGGGTGGCCGCGGGGCTCACCATTCCCGTGGGCAAGATCTACTTCGCTTTCAACCCGCGCCTCTGCTTGGAGCACATCTACCGACTGGAGGAGGTGACAGGCACACGAGGTCGGCAGAACAAGGCTGAGATCAACCCCCGCACCAACGGAGACCGCGCCGCCT GCCAGACTCGCACCCTGCGCTTCGTGTCCAACGTGACGGAGGCAGACCGCATCCTGCTACGCTGGGAGCGCTACGAGCCACTGGAGGCCCGCGACCTGCTCAGCTTCATCGTGTACTACAAGGAGTC CCCATTCCAGAATGCCACAGAGCACGTGGGTCCAGATGCTTGTGGAACCCAGAGCTGGAACCTGCTGGATGTGGAGCTGCCCCTAAGCCGCACCCAAGAGCCAGGGGTGACCCTAGCCTCCCTCAAGCCTTGGACACAGTACGCAGTGTTTGTGCGGGCCATCACGCTAACCACTGATGAGGACAGCCCCCATCAAGGAGCCCAGAGTCCCATCGTCTACCTCCGAACGCTGCCTGCAG CTCCCACGGTGCCCCAGGACGTCATCTCCACGTCCaactcctcctcccacctcctggtGCGCTGGAAGCCACCGACCCAGCGCAATGGGAACCTCACCTACTACCTGGTGCTGTGGCAGCGGCTGGCAGAGGACGGCGACCTCTACCTCAATGACTACTGCCACCGCG GCTTGCGGCTGCCCACCAGCAACAATGACCCGCGCTTCGACCGCGAAGACGGAGATCCTGAGGCGGAGATGGAGTCCGGCTGCTGCCCTTGCCAGCACCCACCTCCTGGTCAGGTTCTGCCCCCGCTGGAGGCGCAAGAGGCCTCGTTCCAAAAGAAGTTTGAAAACTTTCTACACAACGCGATCACCATCCCCAA ATCCCCTTGGAAGGTGACGTCCATCAACAAGAGCCCCCAAAG GGACTCCGGGCGGCACCGCCGGGCAACTGGGCCCCTCCGGCTGGGGGGCAACAGCTCGGATTTCGAGATCCAGGAGGACAAGGTACCCCGTGAGCGAGCGGTACTGAGCGGCCTGCGCCACTTCACGGAATACCGAATCGACATCCATGCCTGCAACCACGCGGCGCACACCGTGGGCTGCAGCGCCGCCACCTTCGTCTTTGCGCGCACCATGCCCCACA GAGAGGCTGATGGTATTCCAGGAAAGGTGGCCTGGGAGGCCTCCAGCAAGAACAGTGTCCTCCTGCGCTGGCTCGAGCCACCAGACCCCAACGGACTCATCCTCAAGTACGAAATCAAGTACCGCCGCTTGGGAGAG GAGGCCACAGTGCTTTGTGTGTCCCGTCTTCGATATGCGAAGTTTGGGGGAGTCCACCTGGCCCTGCTGCCCCCTGGAAACTACTCTGCCAGGGTTAGGGCAACCTCACTGGCTGGCAATGGCTCTTGGACAGACAGTGTTGCCTTCTACATCCTTGGCCCAG AGGAGGAGGATGCTGGGGGGCTGCATGTCCTCCTCACTGCCACCCCTGTGGGGCTCACGCTGCTCATCGTTCTAGCTGCCCTTGGTTTCTTCTACGGCAAGAAGAG AAACAGAACCCTGTATGCTTCTGTGAATCCGGAGTACTTCAGCGCCTCCGATA TGTATGTCCCTGATGAGTGGGAGGTGCCTCGGGAGCAGATCTCGATAATCCGGGAACTGGGCCAGGGCTCTTTTGGGATGGTATATGAGGGCCTGGCACGAGGACTtgaggctggagaggagttgACACCCGTGGCCCTGAAGACTGTGAATGAGCTGGCCAGCCCACGGGAACGCATTGAGTTCCTCAAGGAAGCTTCTGTCATGAAAGCCTTCAAGTGTCACCATGTG GTGCGTCtcctgggtgtggtgtctcaggGCCAGCCAACTCTGGTCATCATGGAGTTAATGACCCATGGAGACCTCAAGAGCCATCTTCGATCTTTGCGGCCTGAGGCAGAG AACAACCCCGGGCTCCCACAGCCAGCATTGGGGCAAATGATCCAGATGGCTGGTGAGATTGCAGATGGCATGGCCTACCTTGCTGCCAACAAGTTTGTGCACCGAGATCTAGCAGCCCGCAACTGCATGGTGTCCCAGGACTTCACCGTCAAGATTGGGG ACTTCGGGATGACTCGGGACGTGTATGAGACAGACTATTACCGCAAGGGTGGGAAGGGGCTGCTGCCCGTGCGCTGGATGGCCCCTGAGTCCCTCAAAGATGGGATCTTCACCACCCACTCGGATGTCTG GTCCTTCGGTGTGGTACTCTGGGAGATTGTGACCCTGGCTGAACAACCCTACCAGGGCCTGTCCAATGAGCAGGTGCTCAAGTTCGTCATGGATGGCGGGGTCCTGGAGGAGCTGGAGGGCTGTCCCCTTCAGCT GCAGGAGCTGATGAGCCGCTGCTGGCAGCCGAACCCACGCCTGCGCCCATCTTTCACACACATTCTGGACAGCATACAGGAGGAGCTTCAGCCCTCCTTCCGCCTCCTCTCCTTCTACTACAGC